From the genome of Corallococcus macrosporus DSM 14697:
AACACCTGCGCGGCTTCGTCTACCTCCCCATCACCATGGAGGACCTGACGGACGAGCTGCACTTCACGGGCTACCCGGAGACCATCGAGCTGGCGGTGTACGACGGCACGGAGGTCCGCGACGACGCGCTCCTCTTCGCGTCCGTCCCGCCCGCGTCGATTCGCGACCCCGCCTTCCAACAGGACGTTCACCTGGGAGTGGCCGGCCAGCGCTGGACGCTGCGCTTCACCGCGCGCCAGGCCTTCGCCGCCACCAGCGCCACCGGGCAGCTCGGCACCGTATTGGGCGCCGGGCTGCTGGTGACGCTGCTGCTGTTCCTCATCACCCGCTCCCAGGTCCGCGCCCGGGCCGCCGCCGAGGCCGCCAACGAGGAGCAACGGCGGCTGACGGGAGAAGCCCGGGCCGCGGTCCAGGTGCGCGACGACTTCCTCAGCATCGCCGCGCACGAGCTGCGCACGCCGCTCACCAACCTCAAGCTCCAGCTCCAGTTGCTGTACCGCCAGCTTCGCGCCGAGGCCCCGCCGGACCTGGAGAAGCTGGCGCAGCGGGTGCAATCGAGTGAGCGGCAGACCTCGCGCCTGGCGAACCTGGTGGACAGCCTGCTGGATGTGTCCCGGCTGGCGCGCGGACGGCTGGAGCTGGACCTGGAGCCCGTGGACCTGGACGAGCTGGTGCGCGAGTGCGTCCGCCGCTTCGAGACGGAAGCCCAGGCAGCGGGCGCCGGGTTGGCGGTGGACTCGCCCGGCCCCGTGGTGGGCCGGTGGGACAGGATGCGGCTGGAGCAGGTGCTCACCAACCTGCTGTCCAACGCGTTCAAGTACGGCCAGGGCGCCCCCGTCGACGTGCGCCTGCGCGGGGACGCCACGCACGCCACCCTGGAGGTGAAGGACCGCGGCATCGGCCTTCCCCCCGAGGACGCGCAGCGCATCTTCGGCCGCTTCGAGCGCGCCGTCTCCAGCCGCCACTACGGCGGGCTGGGCCTGGGGCTCTTCATCACCCGCCAGCTCGTGGAGGCCCTGGGCGGCCGCATCAGCGTGG
Proteins encoded in this window:
- a CDS encoding CHASE domain-containing protein, with translation MPPHLSAHPRRNAAAYCSVLVGLLITAVSAVYVRQSLDERRLRRFDGAVHDGVLALQQRLELNQALLLGVLGLFTGSHYVDREEFDAYMESLELNRDFPGLQGIGFARWLRPEDLAQYDEEVRDRRVPGHTVWPPGPREAYTAIVMMNPLDTRTQRGLGFDMLTEPSRRAAMLRALDTGQMAATRRVRLIPEWEDAQGRVGFVLFVPVYSRPRDTLPDGAPTEHLRGFVYLPITMEDLTDELHFTGYPETIELAVYDGTEVRDDALLFASVPPASIRDPAFQQDVHLGVAGQRWTLRFTARQAFAATSATGQLGTVLGAGLLVTLLLFLITRSQVRARAAAEAANEEQRRLTGEARAAVQVRDDFLSIAAHELRTPLTNLKLQLQLLYRQLRAEAPPDLEKLAQRVQSSERQTSRLANLVDSLLDVSRLARGRLELDLEPVDLDELVRECVRRFETEAQAAGAGLAVDSPGPVVGRWDRMRLEQVLTNLLSNAFKYGQGAPVDVRLRGDATHATLEVKDRGIGLPPEDAQRIFGRFERAVSSRHYGGLGLGLFITRQLVEALGGRISVASTPGQGATFTVVLPRTGPHV